In Carassius gibelio isolate Cgi1373 ecotype wild population from Czech Republic chromosome B4, carGib1.2-hapl.c, whole genome shotgun sequence, one DNA window encodes the following:
- the gxylt1b gene encoding LOW QUALITY PROTEIN: glucoside xylosyltransferase 1 (The sequence of the model RefSeq protein was modified relative to this genomic sequence to represent the inferred CDS: inserted 2 bases in 1 codon; substituted 1 base at 1 genomic stop codon): MRVYLSTFSLCIVIALLSLVFLFSKHDAQGLKASQGTAGAIRREELKWSKLTDVAHKVNSPGPRETMQLAVVACGERHGEVVNMLKTAAMLSSRALRFHIFAEEQLHTSIKTALDSWPAFIXAKFSYVVHSISFPHENHEEWXFLQMILKEVDSLLYVDTDVLFLHTHLSPEEGVKVSLLISNSTLFLSFFTPYGQNDLSSVGLHWDELLMPLLQKYKLNITWGDQDPINIIFHFNPEMVFTFPCHWNYQPDHCIYGSNCILAEEEGVLMLHGNRGVFLSDKQTAFKAVYDAFKHYIFGEDLIKSFLLPLEEALNGTTHTYYRKVSHFFTRGLGMSVRIGASLLFHSNLCNISRTS; this comes from the exons ATGCGTGTATATCTTAGTACATTTAGTCTGTGCATAGTTATCGCTCTTCTGTCTTTAGTATTTTTGTTCAGTAAACATGACGCTCAAGGTTTGAAAGCAAGTCAGGGCACCGCTGGAGCCATCCGTCGCGAAGAACTTAAATGGAGTAAGTTAAC AGATGTTGCACACAAGGTGAATTCACCTGGACCGCGAGAGACGATGCAGTTGGCTGTGGTGGCTTGTGGAGAGAGACACGGAGAAGTTGTCAACATGCTCAAGACCGCAGCAATGCTCAGCAGCCGAGCCTTGAGATTTCACATCTTTGCAGAGGAGCAGTTACACACCAGCATAAAAACAGCA CTGGATTCCTGGCCAGCTTTCATCTGAGCAAAATTCAGCTATGTTGTTCACTCCATTTCATTCCCCCATGAGAACCATGAAGAGTG TTTTCTCCAGATGATTCTGAAGGAAGTGGACTCCTTACTCTACGTGGACACCGATGTCCTCTTCCTGCACACA CATTTGAGTCCAGAAGAGGGGGTAAAAGTCTCTCTACTCATTTCAAACTctactctttttctttctttttttactccgTATGgacagaatgacttgtcttctgtTGGTCTGCACTGGGACGAGCTTCTGATGCCTCTGTTACAGAAATACAAACTTAACATAACCTGGGGTGATCAAGATCCGATCAATATCATCTTCCATTTCAATCCAG AGATGGTATTTACCTTTCCCTGCCACTGGAACTACCAACCTGACCACTGCATCTATGGCAGCAACTGCATCCTGGCAGAAGAAGAGGGTGTTTTAATGCTACATGGCAACAGAGGAGTGTTTCTCAGTGACAAACAGACAGCTTTCAAGGCTGTGTATGATGCTTTCAAACAT TACATATTTGGAGAGGATCTCATAAAATCATTCTTGTTACCCCTGGAGGAGGCTCTGAATGGAACCACTCACACATACTACAGGAAAGTTAGTCATTTTTTTACCAGAGGACTTGGAATGTCTGTAAGGATCGGAGCATCGCTGCTCTTCCATTCGAACCTGTGCAATATTAGTAGAACGAGTTGA
- the zcrb1 gene encoding zinc finger CCHC-type and RNA-binding motif-containing protein 1: protein MSGGLAPSKSTVYVSNIPFSLTNSDLHKLCSKYGKVVKVTVVKDKQTRMSKGVAFVLFLDRESAHNCSRSLNNKQLFGRTVKASIAIDNGRATEFIRRRNYSDKSKCYECGEEGHLSYACPKNLLGEREPPPKKEKKKKKKLQQPEEPEEPEDSEEEGEDPALDSLSQAIAFQQARIEEEEKRRKQVTEDVSQASTSEDTHKPKIKKSAYFSDEEELSD, encoded by the exons ATGAGTGGTGGATTAGCGCCCAGCAAAAGCACTGTTTATGTGTCTAACATCCCATTCTCCTTGACTAACAGCGATTTGCACAAG TTATGCTCGAAATATGGCAAGGTAGTGAA GGTTACTGTTGTCAAAGACAAGCAGACACGGATGAGTAAGGGAGTGGCGTTTGTGCTGTTTCTAGACAGAGAGTCTGCTCATAATTGCTCCCGATCGCTGAACAACAAACAG TTGTTTGGGAGAACGGTGAAGGCCAGCATCGCCATCGACAATGGGAGAGCTACAGAATTCATCAGAAGGAGAAACTACTCCGACAAATCCAAATGTTATGAATGTGGG GAAGAAGGGCACTTGAGTTACGCTTGTCCTAAAAATTTACTTGGAGAGCGAGAACCTCCAcctaaaaaggaaaagaaaaaaaagaaaaagttgcaGCAGCCTGAGGAGCCCGA AGAACCAGAGGACAGTGAAGAAGAAGGAGAGGATCCAGCACTGGACAGTTTAAGTCAGGCAATTGCTTTCCAG CAAGCACGCattgaggaggaggagaagagaaggAAGCAGGTCACAGAGGATGTGTCTCAAGCATCTACATCAGAGGACACCCACAAACCCAAGATCAAAAAGAGCGCCTACTTCAGTGACGAGGAGGAGCTCAGTGACTGA
- the yaf2 gene encoding YY1-associated factor 2: MGDKRSPTRPKRQTKPSADDGYWDCSVCTFKNSAEAFKCMMCDVRKGTSTRKPRPVTQQFASPTQPKKEKKEKTEKDKNEREPTLKKNSHKKMRPRLKNVDRSSAQHLEVTVGDLTVIITDFKEKTKPSSSSSSSAAGDHHSQSGSNSDNTEKGISRSSSPRGEGSSLNGESH; the protein is encoded by the exons ATGGGAGACAAGAGGAGTCCGACGag gCCGAAACGCCAAACGAAACCCTCCGCCGACGACGGCTACTGGGACTGCAGCGTGTGTACGTTCAAGAACAGCGCTGAAGCGTTCAAATGCATGATGTGCGATGTCAGGAAGGGCACGTCAACACG gaAACCTCGTCCTGTCACACAGCAGTTTGCTTCGCCCACACAGCccaagaaagagaaaaaggaaaagaCAGAGAAGGACAAGAACGAGAGAGAACCAACACTGAAAAAGAATAGCCACAAGAAAATGAG GCCCAGGTTAAAAAATGTGGACCGCAGCAGCGCACAACATCTGGAAGTGACAGTGGGGGATCTGACGGTTATCATAACAGACTTTAAGGAGAAAACTAAGCCCTCCTCCAGTTCGTCCTCCAGTGCAGCTGGAGACCACCACAGCCAGAGCGGATCCAACTCAGACAACACAGAGAAGGGGATCTCCAGATCCTCGTCCCCGCGAGGGGAGGGTTCCTCACTCAATGGGGAATCTCACTAA